From Pseudorca crassidens isolate mPseCra1 chromosome 7, mPseCra1.hap1, whole genome shotgun sequence, a single genomic window includes:
- the ENG gene encoding endoglin isoform X1 — protein MDRGMFPQAVALLLALCSLGPTSLAETVYCDLQPVDPQVTYITSQVSEGCVAQSPNATLEVHILFLEFLKEVSVLELTLQTSKHNGTLPREVLLVLSTNKTIFLKLQAPGIPLHLAYNPNLVIFQEPTKVNTTQLPPFTTKGELLNWADTKGPITSAAELNNPQSILLRLDQAPRSPSSCSLEPHKDMGHTLEWSPNAQASVRGCRLEGVAGHKEAHILRVLPGPEAWPRTVTVKVELSCASRDPDAAVLILQGPPYVSWLIDANHNMQIWTTGEYSFKIFPEKNIPGFHLPNTTQGLLGEARRLNASVVASFVELPLASVVSLRAPSCGSGLQPSPTPVQTTPPKEGCNQELLLSLIQPKCSDDVMTLVLNKDLISTLRCTITSLTFWDSSCQAEDRDDQLVLRSGYSSCGMIVTENVISNEVIVNLLSSSSPQQKKVQCVNMDSLSFQLGLYLSPHFLQASSTIELGQQGFVQVSVSPSIPELTIQLDSCQLNLGPDMEIVELIQSQAAKSSCVSLLSPSPGGDMRFSFLLRGYMVPMPTTGILSCTVALRLSTWSLDVQRTVSTRLNIVSPGLHDKGLVLPAVLGITFGAFLIGALLTAALWYIYLHTRHPGKREPVVAVAAPASSESSSTNHSIGSTQSTPCSTSSMA, from the exons ATGGACCGCGGCATGTTCCCCCAGGCCGTCGCCCTGCTGCTGGCTCTCTGCAGCCTCGGACCCACAA GTCTTGCAGAAACAGTCTATTGCGACCTACAGCCTGTGGACCCACAGGTGACATACATCACCAGCCAGGTTTCTGAGGGCTGCGTGGCTCAGAGCCCCAATGCTACCCTGGAAGTCCACATCCTCTTCTTGGAGTTCCTAAAG GAGGTGTCAGTGCTGGAGCTGACTCTGCAGACATCCAAGCACAACGGCACCCTGCCCCGAGAGGTGCTTCTGGTCCTCAGCACTAACAAGACCATCTTCCTGAAGTTGCAGGCTCCGGGAATCCCACTCCACCTGGCCTAC AACCCCAACCTGGTCATCTTCCAAGAGCCCACCAAGGTCAACACCACACAGCTGCCACCCTTCACTACCAAGGGTGAGCTCCTCAACTGGGCGGATACAAAGGGCCCCATCACCTCTGCTGCTGAGCTGAACAATCCCCAGAGCATCCTCCTCCGTCTGGACCAAG CCCCGAGGTCACCGTCTTCCTGCAGTCTGGAACCCCACAAGGACATGGGCCACACACTCGAATGGAGCCCTAACGCCCAGGCCTCCGTCCGGGGCTGCCGCTTGGAAGGTGTGGCTGGCCACAAGGAGGCGCACATCCTGAGGGTCCTGCCGGGCCCAGAGGCCTG GCCCCGGACAGTGACCGTGAAGGTGGAGCTGAGCTGTGCTTCGAGGGATCCCGACGCCGCCGTGCTCATCCTTCAGGGTCCACCCTACGTGTCCTGGCTCATCGACGCCAACCACAACATGCAGATCTGG ACCACTGGTGAATACTCCTTCAAGATCTTTCCGGAGAAGAACATCCCTGGCTTCCACCTCCCAAACACAACCCAAGGCCTGCTGGGGGAGGCCCGGAGGCTCAACGCCAGTGTAGTAGCGTCCTTTGTGGAGCTCCCTCTGGCCAGTGTCGTCTCTCTGAGGGCACCCAGCTGTG GCAGTGGGCTGCAGCCCTCACCCACACCGGTCCAGACCACCCCCCCCAAGGAGGGCTGCAACCAGGAGCTGCTCCTGTCCCTGATCCAGCCCAAGTGCTCCGACGACGTCATGACGCTGGTACTCAACAAAGATCTCATCTCG ACTCTGAGGTGCACCATCACGAGCCTGACCTTCTGGGACTCCAGCTGCCAGGCTGAGGACAGAGATGACCAGCTTGTCTTGCGCAGCGGCTACTCCAGCTGTGGCATGATAGTGACAGAAAATGTGATCAGTAACGAG GTGATCGTCAACCTCCTGTCAAGCTCGTCACCACAGCAG AAAAAGGTGCAGTGCGTCAACATGGACAGCCTCTCCTTCCAGCTGGGCCTCTACCTCAGCCCGCACTTCCTCCAGGCCTCCAGCACCATCGAGCTGGGGCAGCAGGGATTTGTGCAG GTGAGCGTGTCCCCATCGATCCCTGAGCTCACGATCCAGCTGGACAGCTGCCAGCTGAACTTGGGGCCTGACATGGAGATTGTGGAACTCATCCAGAGCCAGGCGGCCAAGAGCAGCTGTGTGAGCCTGCTGTCCCCGAGCCCTGGTGGCGACATGCGCTTCAGCTTCCTCCTCCGTGGCTACATGGTGCCCATGCCCACGACTGGCATCCTCAGCTGCACTGTAGCCCTGCGTCTCAGCACTTGGTCCCTG GACGTCCAGAGGACTGTCTCCACACGCCTGAACATTGTCAGCCCTGGCCTGCATG ACAAAGGCCTCGTCCTGCCCGCCGTGCTGGGCATCACCTTTGGCGCCTTCCTCATCGGGGCCCTGCTCACCGCCGCGCTCTGGTACATCTACTTGCACACGC GTCACCCCGGCAAGCGGGAGCCCGTGGTGGCGGTGGCTGCCCCGGCCTCCTCGGAGAGCAGTAGCACCAACCACAGCATCGGGAGCACCCAGAGCACCCCCTGCTCCACCAGCAGCATGGCGTAG
- the ENG gene encoding endoglin isoform X2 — MTTERGWACCERNRQTLRETTEFQQRERGAGDLKRGPDPGLPGRRAQTRREVEGNPNLVIFQEPTKVNTTQLPPFTTKGELLNWADTKGPITSAAELNNPQSILLRLDQAPRSPSSCSLEPHKDMGHTLEWSPNAQASVRGCRLEGVAGHKEAHILRVLPGPEAWPRTVTVKVELSCASRDPDAAVLILQGPPYVSWLIDANHNMQIWTTGEYSFKIFPEKNIPGFHLPNTTQGLLGEARRLNASVVASFVELPLASVVSLRAPSCGSGLQPSPTPVQTTPPKEGCNQELLLSLIQPKCSDDVMTLVLNKDLISTLRCTITSLTFWDSSCQAEDRDDQLVLRSGYSSCGMIVTENVISNEVIVNLLSSSSPQQKKVQCVNMDSLSFQLGLYLSPHFLQASSTIELGQQGFVQVSVSPSIPELTIQLDSCQLNLGPDMEIVELIQSQAAKSSCVSLLSPSPGGDMRFSFLLRGYMVPMPTTGILSCTVALRLSTWSLDVQRTVSTRLNIVSPGLHDKGLVLPAVLGITFGAFLIGALLTAALWYIYLHTRHPGKREPVVAVAAPASSESSSTNHSIGSTQSTPCSTSSMA; from the exons atgacaaCGGAAAGAGGGTGGGCCTGTTGTGAGAGGAATAGACAGACTCTCAGAGAGACCACAGAGTTCCAGCAGCgggagagaggagctggggaCCTGAAGAGAGGCCCAGATCCAGGGCTGCCTGGGAGACGGGCCCAGACACGGAGAGAAGTTGAGGGG AACCCCAACCTGGTCATCTTCCAAGAGCCCACCAAGGTCAACACCACACAGCTGCCACCCTTCACTACCAAGGGTGAGCTCCTCAACTGGGCGGATACAAAGGGCCCCATCACCTCTGCTGCTGAGCTGAACAATCCCCAGAGCATCCTCCTCCGTCTGGACCAAG CCCCGAGGTCACCGTCTTCCTGCAGTCTGGAACCCCACAAGGACATGGGCCACACACTCGAATGGAGCCCTAACGCCCAGGCCTCCGTCCGGGGCTGCCGCTTGGAAGGTGTGGCTGGCCACAAGGAGGCGCACATCCTGAGGGTCCTGCCGGGCCCAGAGGCCTG GCCCCGGACAGTGACCGTGAAGGTGGAGCTGAGCTGTGCTTCGAGGGATCCCGACGCCGCCGTGCTCATCCTTCAGGGTCCACCCTACGTGTCCTGGCTCATCGACGCCAACCACAACATGCAGATCTGG ACCACTGGTGAATACTCCTTCAAGATCTTTCCGGAGAAGAACATCCCTGGCTTCCACCTCCCAAACACAACCCAAGGCCTGCTGGGGGAGGCCCGGAGGCTCAACGCCAGTGTAGTAGCGTCCTTTGTGGAGCTCCCTCTGGCCAGTGTCGTCTCTCTGAGGGCACCCAGCTGTG GCAGTGGGCTGCAGCCCTCACCCACACCGGTCCAGACCACCCCCCCCAAGGAGGGCTGCAACCAGGAGCTGCTCCTGTCCCTGATCCAGCCCAAGTGCTCCGACGACGTCATGACGCTGGTACTCAACAAAGATCTCATCTCG ACTCTGAGGTGCACCATCACGAGCCTGACCTTCTGGGACTCCAGCTGCCAGGCTGAGGACAGAGATGACCAGCTTGTCTTGCGCAGCGGCTACTCCAGCTGTGGCATGATAGTGACAGAAAATGTGATCAGTAACGAG GTGATCGTCAACCTCCTGTCAAGCTCGTCACCACAGCAG AAAAAGGTGCAGTGCGTCAACATGGACAGCCTCTCCTTCCAGCTGGGCCTCTACCTCAGCCCGCACTTCCTCCAGGCCTCCAGCACCATCGAGCTGGGGCAGCAGGGATTTGTGCAG GTGAGCGTGTCCCCATCGATCCCTGAGCTCACGATCCAGCTGGACAGCTGCCAGCTGAACTTGGGGCCTGACATGGAGATTGTGGAACTCATCCAGAGCCAGGCGGCCAAGAGCAGCTGTGTGAGCCTGCTGTCCCCGAGCCCTGGTGGCGACATGCGCTTCAGCTTCCTCCTCCGTGGCTACATGGTGCCCATGCCCACGACTGGCATCCTCAGCTGCACTGTAGCCCTGCGTCTCAGCACTTGGTCCCTG GACGTCCAGAGGACTGTCTCCACACGCCTGAACATTGTCAGCCCTGGCCTGCATG ACAAAGGCCTCGTCCTGCCCGCCGTGCTGGGCATCACCTTTGGCGCCTTCCTCATCGGGGCCCTGCTCACCGCCGCGCTCTGGTACATCTACTTGCACACGC GTCACCCCGGCAAGCGGGAGCCCGTGGTGGCGGTGGCTGCCCCGGCCTCCTCGGAGAGCAGTAGCACCAACCACAGCATCGGGAGCACCCAGAGCACCCCCTGCTCCACCAGCAGCATGGCGTAG
- the FPGS gene encoding folylpolyglutamate synthase, mitochondrial isoform X1: MSRARCHLRAALFLAAVSSRGATTGVAARRVLSAWPAPQEPGMEYQDAVRTLNTLQTNANCLEQVKRQRGDPQTQLEAMRLYLARSGLQVEDLDQLNIIHITGTKGKGSTCAFTERILRSYGLKTGFFSSPHLVQVRERIRINGQPISPELFTKHFWHLYHRLEETKDDSSCVSMPGYFRFLTLMAFHVFLQEKVDLAVMEVGIGGAYDCTNIVKKPVVCGVSSLGIDHTGLLGDTMEKIAWQKGGIFKCGVPAFTVLQPDGPLAVLRDRAQQISCPLYLCPPLEALEEGGPLLTLGLEGEHQQANAALALQLARCWLQQKGYRDTGELKASRPSLLGQLPLAPVFQPTSHMQHGLRDTEWPGRTQLLRRGPLTWYLDGAHTTSSMQACVRWFRQALQSRERPGGGSEVRVLLFNSTGDRDSAALLKLLQPCQFDYTVFCPNLTEVSSTDNADQQNFTVTLDQVLLRCLAHQQHWSRLHEDQASPEPGGPAPLLLAPRPAHTHSASSLVFSCISHALQWISQGRDPVFQPPSPPGVLFAHPVAGSGAVVLQEAAAIHVLVTGSLHLVGGVLKLLEPSLSQ, encoded by the exons ATGTCGCGGGCACGCTGCCACCTGCGCGCGGCTCTCTTCCTGGCAGCGGTTTCTTCGCGTGGTGCAACAACCGGGGTCGCAGCGAGGCGAGTATTGAGCGCGTGGCCTGCGCCGCAGGAGCCCGGCATGGAGTATCAG GATGCCGTGCGCACACTCAACACCCTTCAGACCAATGCCAACTGCTTGGAGCAGGTGAAGCGCCAGCGGGGTGACCCCCAGACACAGCTGGAAGCCATGAGGCTGTACTTGGCACGGAGTGGGCTGCAG GTGGAGGACTTGGACCAACTGAACATCATTCACATCACTGGGACCAAGGGGAAG GGCTCCACCTGTGCCTTCACTGAACGTATCCTCCGAAGCTATGGCCTGAAGACGGGATTCTTTAG CTCTCCCCACCTGGTGCAGGTGCGTGAGCGGATCCGAATCAATGGGCAGCCCATAAGCCCCGAGCTCTTCACCAAGCACTTCTGGCACCTCTACCACCGGCTGGAGGAGACCAAG GATGACAGCAGCTGTGTCTCCATGCCTGGCTACTTCCGCTTCCTCACACTCATGGCCTTCCATGTCTTCCTCCAAGAGAAG GTGGACCTGGCAGTGATGGAAGTGGGCATCGGCGGGGCTTACGACTGCACCAACATCGTCAA GAAGCCTGTGGTGTGTGGGGTCTCCTCTCTTGGCATCGACCACACTGGCCTTCTGGGGGACACGATGGAGAAGATCGCATGGCAGAAAGGGGGCATTTTTAAG TGTGGCGTCCCCGCCTTCACTGTGCTCCAGCCTGACGGGCCCCTGGCAGTGCTGAGGGACCGTGCTCAGCAGATCTCA TGTCCCCTCTACCTGTGCCCACCACTAGAAGCCCTGGAGGAAGGGGGGCCGCTGCTGACCCTGGGCCTGGAGGGGGAGCACCAGCAGGCCAACGCCGCCTTGGCCTTGCAGCTGGCTCGCTGCTGGCTACAGCAGAAGGGCTACCGGG atACTGGAGAGCTGAAGGCGTCCAGGCCAAGCCTCCTGGGGCAGCTGCCCCTGGCACCTGTGTTCCAGCCCACGTCCCACATGCAGCATG ggcttcGGGACACGGAGTGGCCGGGCCGGACGCAGTTGCTGCGGCGGGGCCCCCTCACTTGGTACCTGGACGGCGCGCACACCACCAGCAGCATGCAGGCCTGCGTGCGCTGGTTCCGCCAGGCGCTGCAAAGCCGCGAGAGGCCGGGCGG CGGGTCTGAGGTGCGTGTCTTGCTCTTCAACTCCACTGGGGACCGGGATTCCGCGGCCCTGCTGAAGCTGCTGCAG CCCTGCCAGTTTGACTATACCGTTTTCTGCCCTAACCTGACAGAGGTGTCATCCACGGACAACGCAG ACCAACAGAACTTCACAGTGACCCTGGACCAGGTGCTGCTCCGCTGCCTTGCACACCAGCAACACTGGAGCCGCCTGCACGAGGACCAGGCCAGCCCGGAGCCTGGTGGGCCTGCACCCCTGCTGCTGGCACCCCGCCCAGCCCACACCCACAGCGCCAGCTCCCTCGTCTTCAGCTGCATTTCCCACGCCTTGCAGTGGATCAGTCAAGGCCGGGACCCTGTCTTTCAGCCACCCAGTCCCCCAGGGGTCCTCTTTGCCCACCCTGTGGCAGGCAGTGGGGCCGTCGTCCTCCAGGAGGCTGCTGCCATCCACGTGCTGGTCACAGGCAGCCTGCACCTGGTGGGCGGCGTGCTGAAGCTGCTGGAGCCCTCCCTGTCCCAGTAG
- the FPGS gene encoding folylpolyglutamate synthase, mitochondrial isoform X2 — MSRARCHLRAALFLAAVSSRGATTGVAARRVLSAWPAPQEPGMEYQDAVRTLNTLQTNANCLEQVKRQRGDPQTQLEAMRLYLARSGLQVEDLDQLNIIHITGTKGKASHRTQGSPHLVQVRERIRINGQPISPELFTKHFWHLYHRLEETKDDSSCVSMPGYFRFLTLMAFHVFLQEKVDLAVMEVGIGGAYDCTNIVKKPVVCGVSSLGIDHTGLLGDTMEKIAWQKGGIFKCGVPAFTVLQPDGPLAVLRDRAQQISCPLYLCPPLEALEEGGPLLTLGLEGEHQQANAALALQLARCWLQQKGYRDTGELKASRPSLLGQLPLAPVFQPTSHMQHGLRDTEWPGRTQLLRRGPLTWYLDGAHTTSSMQACVRWFRQALQSRERPGGGSEVRVLLFNSTGDRDSAALLKLLQPCQFDYTVFCPNLTEVSSTDNADQQNFTVTLDQVLLRCLAHQQHWSRLHEDQASPEPGGPAPLLLAPRPAHTHSASSLVFSCISHALQWISQGRDPVFQPPSPPGVLFAHPVAGSGAVVLQEAAAIHVLVTGSLHLVGGVLKLLEPSLSQ, encoded by the exons ATGTCGCGGGCACGCTGCCACCTGCGCGCGGCTCTCTTCCTGGCAGCGGTTTCTTCGCGTGGTGCAACAACCGGGGTCGCAGCGAGGCGAGTATTGAGCGCGTGGCCTGCGCCGCAGGAGCCCGGCATGGAGTATCAG GATGCCGTGCGCACACTCAACACCCTTCAGACCAATGCCAACTGCTTGGAGCAGGTGAAGCGCCAGCGGGGTGACCCCCAGACACAGCTGGAAGCCATGAGGCTGTACTTGGCACGGAGTGGGCTGCAG GTGGAGGACTTGGACCAACTGAACATCATTCACATCACTGGGACCAAGGGGAAGGCGAGCCACAGGACCCAGGG CTCTCCCCACCTGGTGCAGGTGCGTGAGCGGATCCGAATCAATGGGCAGCCCATAAGCCCCGAGCTCTTCACCAAGCACTTCTGGCACCTCTACCACCGGCTGGAGGAGACCAAG GATGACAGCAGCTGTGTCTCCATGCCTGGCTACTTCCGCTTCCTCACACTCATGGCCTTCCATGTCTTCCTCCAAGAGAAG GTGGACCTGGCAGTGATGGAAGTGGGCATCGGCGGGGCTTACGACTGCACCAACATCGTCAA GAAGCCTGTGGTGTGTGGGGTCTCCTCTCTTGGCATCGACCACACTGGCCTTCTGGGGGACACGATGGAGAAGATCGCATGGCAGAAAGGGGGCATTTTTAAG TGTGGCGTCCCCGCCTTCACTGTGCTCCAGCCTGACGGGCCCCTGGCAGTGCTGAGGGACCGTGCTCAGCAGATCTCA TGTCCCCTCTACCTGTGCCCACCACTAGAAGCCCTGGAGGAAGGGGGGCCGCTGCTGACCCTGGGCCTGGAGGGGGAGCACCAGCAGGCCAACGCCGCCTTGGCCTTGCAGCTGGCTCGCTGCTGGCTACAGCAGAAGGGCTACCGGG atACTGGAGAGCTGAAGGCGTCCAGGCCAAGCCTCCTGGGGCAGCTGCCCCTGGCACCTGTGTTCCAGCCCACGTCCCACATGCAGCATG ggcttcGGGACACGGAGTGGCCGGGCCGGACGCAGTTGCTGCGGCGGGGCCCCCTCACTTGGTACCTGGACGGCGCGCACACCACCAGCAGCATGCAGGCCTGCGTGCGCTGGTTCCGCCAGGCGCTGCAAAGCCGCGAGAGGCCGGGCGG CGGGTCTGAGGTGCGTGTCTTGCTCTTCAACTCCACTGGGGACCGGGATTCCGCGGCCCTGCTGAAGCTGCTGCAG CCCTGCCAGTTTGACTATACCGTTTTCTGCCCTAACCTGACAGAGGTGTCATCCACGGACAACGCAG ACCAACAGAACTTCACAGTGACCCTGGACCAGGTGCTGCTCCGCTGCCTTGCACACCAGCAACACTGGAGCCGCCTGCACGAGGACCAGGCCAGCCCGGAGCCTGGTGGGCCTGCACCCCTGCTGCTGGCACCCCGCCCAGCCCACACCCACAGCGCCAGCTCCCTCGTCTTCAGCTGCATTTCCCACGCCTTGCAGTGGATCAGTCAAGGCCGGGACCCTGTCTTTCAGCCACCCAGTCCCCCAGGGGTCCTCTTTGCCCACCCTGTGGCAGGCAGTGGGGCCGTCGTCCTCCAGGAGGCTGCTGCCATCCACGTGCTGGTCACAGGCAGCCTGCACCTGGTGGGCGGCGTGCTGAAGCTGCTGGAGCCCTCCCTGTCCCAGTAG